One part of the Humulus lupulus chromosome 9, drHumLupu1.1, whole genome shotgun sequence genome encodes these proteins:
- the LOC133802407 gene encoding uncharacterized protein LOC133802407 isoform X2 — translation MMNDGKAVLESFLKVLPPVEFCCVYGSALHPNNHDKSNLVDYILGVSNPPEWHAELNGDHYASCMLHLGGSRLITEIADNIGVGVHFNPYVTWNDKMFKYGVIRMHNLVQDILNWERFYLCGRLQKPVHMLVDNLDVENLNSVNLRAAVSASLLLLPMKFSEEDLYAKICGLSYMGDLRMLFAEDRYKVNKIVRGQFDLFQSMYKPFLEEFEANDILRSSSFSNHQANISQDCSVSTAHTLVSSLPPFVRSEMAMNLGDKKHFSESGQAACELVISSREEAAKCMQKILKRKVMVSSARQAISGLLAVGGVNGMRYLGSKMKKAWKSWM, via the exons ATGATGAATGATGGCAAAGCTGTGCTTGAAAGTTTTCTGAAAGTTCTTCCACCTGTAGAGTTCTGCTGTGTCTACGGTTCTGCTCTTCATCCAAATAACCATGACAAG TCTAATCTAGTGGACTATATTCTTGGTGTGTCAAATCCGCCGGAATGGCATGCTGAG TTGAATGGAGATCACTATGCTTCGTGTATGCTGCACCTCGGTGGGTCAAGATTg ATCACTGAAATTGCTGACAATATTGGTGTGGGAGTGCACTTCAACCCTTATGTTACTTGGAATGACAAG ATGTTCAAGTATGGGGTAATTCGGATGCATAATTTGGTTCAGGACATACTTAACTGGGAAAGATTCTACTTGTGTGGTCGATTGCAAAAACCT GTTCATATGCTGGTGGATAATTTAGATGTTGAGAATTTAAATTCAGTTAATTTAAGGGCTGCAGTTTCTGCTTCTCTCCTCCTTCTGCCGATGAAGTTTTCTGAG GAAGATCTTTATGCCAAAATATGCGGCCTCTCCTATATGGGTGATCTGCGTATGCTATTTGCTGAGGACAGATACAAG GTGAACAAGATTGTACGGGGACAGTTTGATTTATTCCAGTCAATGTATAAGCCGTTTCTTGAAGAATTCGAGGCTAATGATATTTTGAGATCCTCATCATTTTCAAATCACCAAGCAAACATATCTCAG GATTGTAGTGTATCAACAGCTCACACTCTCGTATCTTCTCTTCCTCCATTTGTCAGAAGTGAAATGGCGATGAATTTAGGAGACAAGAAACATTTTAGTGAATCTG GTCAAGCTGCATGTGAACTTGTGATTAGCTCAAGAGAAGAGGCTGCGAAATGCATGCAGAAGATTCTGAAGAGAAAAGTTATGGTTTCAAGTGCAAGACAGGCTATCTCTGGTCTCTTGGCTGTTGGAGGTGTTAATGGAATGAGATATCTTGGCAGTAAAATGAAAAAGGCTTGGAAATCCTGGATGTGA
- the LOC133802407 gene encoding uncharacterized protein LOC133802407 isoform X1 — MMNDGKAVLESFLKVLPPVEFCCVYGSALHPNNHDKSNLVDYILGVSNPPEWHAENLKLNGDHYASCMLHLGGSRLITEIADNIGVGVHFNPYVTWNDKMFKYGVIRMHNLVQDILNWERFYLCGRLQKPVHMLVDNLDVENLNSVNLRAAVSASLLLLPMKFSEEDLYAKICGLSYMGDLRMLFAEDRYKVNKIVRGQFDLFQSMYKPFLEEFEANDILRSSSFSNHQANISQDCSVSTAHTLVSSLPPFVRSEMAMNLGDKKHFSESGQAACELVISSREEAAKCMQKILKRKVMVSSARQAISGLLAVGGVNGMRYLGSKMKKAWKSWM; from the exons ATGATGAATGATGGCAAAGCTGTGCTTGAAAGTTTTCTGAAAGTTCTTCCACCTGTAGAGTTCTGCTGTGTCTACGGTTCTGCTCTTCATCCAAATAACCATGACAAG TCTAATCTAGTGGACTATATTCTTGGTGTGTCAAATCCGCCGGAATGGCATGCTGAG AATCTCAAGTTGAATGGAGATCACTATGCTTCGTGTATGCTGCACCTCGGTGGGTCAAGATTg ATCACTGAAATTGCTGACAATATTGGTGTGGGAGTGCACTTCAACCCTTATGTTACTTGGAATGACAAG ATGTTCAAGTATGGGGTAATTCGGATGCATAATTTGGTTCAGGACATACTTAACTGGGAAAGATTCTACTTGTGTGGTCGATTGCAAAAACCT GTTCATATGCTGGTGGATAATTTAGATGTTGAGAATTTAAATTCAGTTAATTTAAGGGCTGCAGTTTCTGCTTCTCTCCTCCTTCTGCCGATGAAGTTTTCTGAG GAAGATCTTTATGCCAAAATATGCGGCCTCTCCTATATGGGTGATCTGCGTATGCTATTTGCTGAGGACAGATACAAG GTGAACAAGATTGTACGGGGACAGTTTGATTTATTCCAGTCAATGTATAAGCCGTTTCTTGAAGAATTCGAGGCTAATGATATTTTGAGATCCTCATCATTTTCAAATCACCAAGCAAACATATCTCAG GATTGTAGTGTATCAACAGCTCACACTCTCGTATCTTCTCTTCCTCCATTTGTCAGAAGTGAAATGGCGATGAATTTAGGAGACAAGAAACATTTTAGTGAATCTG GTCAAGCTGCATGTGAACTTGTGATTAGCTCAAGAGAAGAGGCTGCGAAATGCATGCAGAAGATTCTGAAGAGAAAAGTTATGGTTTCAAGTGCAAGACAGGCTATCTCTGGTCTCTTGGCTGTTGGAGGTGTTAATGGAATGAGATATCTTGGCAGTAAAATGAAAAAGGCTTGGAAATCCTGGATGTGA
- the LOC133802407 gene encoding uncharacterized protein LOC133802407 isoform X3 → MMFKYGVIRMHNLVQDILNWERFYLCGRLQKPVHMLVDNLDVENLNSVNLRAAVSASLLLLPMKFSEEDLYAKICGLSYMGDLRMLFAEDRYKVNKIVRGQFDLFQSMYKPFLEEFEANDILRSSSFSNHQANISQDCSVSTAHTLVSSLPPFVRSEMAMNLGDKKHFSESGQAACELVISSREEAAKCMQKILKRKVMVSSARQAISGLLAVGGVNGMRYLGSKMKKAWKSWM, encoded by the exons ATG ATGTTCAAGTATGGGGTAATTCGGATGCATAATTTGGTTCAGGACATACTTAACTGGGAAAGATTCTACTTGTGTGGTCGATTGCAAAAACCT GTTCATATGCTGGTGGATAATTTAGATGTTGAGAATTTAAATTCAGTTAATTTAAGGGCTGCAGTTTCTGCTTCTCTCCTCCTTCTGCCGATGAAGTTTTCTGAG GAAGATCTTTATGCCAAAATATGCGGCCTCTCCTATATGGGTGATCTGCGTATGCTATTTGCTGAGGACAGATACAAG GTGAACAAGATTGTACGGGGACAGTTTGATTTATTCCAGTCAATGTATAAGCCGTTTCTTGAAGAATTCGAGGCTAATGATATTTTGAGATCCTCATCATTTTCAAATCACCAAGCAAACATATCTCAG GATTGTAGTGTATCAACAGCTCACACTCTCGTATCTTCTCTTCCTCCATTTGTCAGAAGTGAAATGGCGATGAATTTAGGAGACAAGAAACATTTTAGTGAATCTG GTCAAGCTGCATGTGAACTTGTGATTAGCTCAAGAGAAGAGGCTGCGAAATGCATGCAGAAGATTCTGAAGAGAAAAGTTATGGTTTCAAGTGCAAGACAGGCTATCTCTGGTCTCTTGGCTGTTGGAGGTGTTAATGGAATGAGATATCTTGGCAGTAAAATGAAAAAGGCTTGGAAATCCTGGATGTGA